In Thermosynechococcus sichuanensis E542, a single genomic region encodes these proteins:
- a CDS encoding ribonuclease R family protein codes for MHFTIASLLANFSEDKFVAPKVLEKKLGCDDPESQRELEIALDALERIGLLIKERGKYRRTSDDGLIEGRLRCSSKGFCFAIQDTEGAEDIFVREHQLSTAWNGDRVLVRVTREGRRKKSPEGEVKLILERGNPSVIARVKQTEDGFRAIPLDDRLLFEIALEPNDLVPDLSTVVDQLVHVNIRRYPLGGYLPIGEIGQILGSDAQSAPALDLICCKHNLMRQFSPAVRTAAATLNAQLATLDLSDRQDLRELVTITLVAPGQEPQVAFSLDPIDAHRWHLGIHISDVGGLLPRDELLDRTARRLGMTLATPELSLPLLPQELERLRLLPGGDRAAISLLIVINTAGEVQSYRIYRSCIRIDACVTSEQVAATLALGDSSGDWLRALIHLANAVSEQRQARGSIEVTPADALSLAYADEGLAPAIPLPRVTPWTSLVILANELLARHLAKLGVPALYRTQPVPELYAVQDFLKLCQNLNLPLSLDNPSQVTPHDYQRFMAQLATSDLAAVLQELLLDKLKPASDAAAALPHFSLATGEGYGHFCSPLQRYTDIVNQRILHILLTEGRDRRGPRAKERVNLGESSCLEQVNWTVFTTDTQREVDTLLNELVPHLQERERQTYTAWKDLVGLQRVRQVQACIGEVRSGIITGVQSYGFFVELIDFNVEGLVHVSSLKDDWYEYRAHAQTLTGRRNRLRYRLGDRVEVLIKNVDSYRQQVDLAVMSGGSQATEEDLNGASDNGEALPPSEDDAPENL; via the coding sequence GAAGATAAATTTGTTGCCCCCAAAGTTCTCGAAAAAAAACTCGGCTGTGACGATCCTGAGAGCCAGCGAGAACTGGAAATTGCCCTTGATGCCCTAGAACGGATTGGCTTGCTCATCAAAGAACGGGGCAAGTATCGCCGCACTAGTGATGATGGGTTGATTGAAGGGCGGCTGCGCTGCTCCAGCAAGGGCTTTTGCTTTGCCATTCAAGATACCGAGGGTGCCGAAGATATTTTTGTGCGCGAGCATCAACTCAGTACCGCTTGGAATGGCGATCGCGTGCTGGTGCGGGTCACCCGTGAAGGCCGCCGCAAAAAGTCCCCAGAGGGGGAAGTAAAACTGATCCTCGAGCGGGGGAATCCCTCAGTGATTGCTCGGGTCAAGCAAACCGAAGATGGTTTTCGTGCCATACCCCTCGACGATCGCCTGCTCTTTGAAATTGCCCTTGAACCCAATGACCTTGTGCCCGATCTCTCCACGGTGGTGGATCAACTGGTTCATGTGAACATTCGCCGCTATCCCTTGGGGGGCTACCTACCCATCGGGGAAATTGGCCAGATCCTAGGGAGTGATGCCCAATCGGCGCCTGCCTTGGACTTGATTTGCTGCAAGCATAACCTCATGCGGCAATTTAGCCCAGCGGTGCGCACAGCGGCAGCGACTTTGAATGCCCAGTTGGCAACCTTGGACTTGAGCGATCGCCAAGACCTGCGGGAACTGGTCACCATTACCTTAGTGGCTCCCGGCCAAGAACCCCAAGTGGCCTTTTCCCTCGATCCAATTGATGCCCATCGCTGGCATTTGGGGATTCACATTAGCGATGTGGGGGGCTTACTCCCGCGCGATGAACTGCTGGATCGTACGGCACGGCGGTTGGGTATGACCCTTGCCACCCCTGAACTGAGTTTGCCCCTCTTGCCGCAGGAATTGGAGAGGCTGCGCTTGCTGCCGGGGGGCGATCGCGCTGCTATTTCGCTGCTGATTGTAATTAACACGGCCGGTGAAGTTCAGTCCTACAGGATTTACCGCAGTTGTATCCGCATCGATGCCTGTGTCACCAGCGAGCAGGTGGCGGCCACCCTTGCCCTAGGGGATAGTTCCGGTGATTGGTTGCGTGCCCTGATTCACCTTGCCAATGCCGTGAGCGAGCAGCGACAGGCACGGGGGAGCATTGAAGTCACACCAGCGGATGCCCTGAGCCTTGCCTATGCCGATGAGGGGCTCGCCCCCGCCATCCCCCTACCGAGGGTCACCCCTTGGACAAGCTTAGTGATCCTTGCCAATGAACTCCTTGCCCGTCATTTGGCGAAGTTAGGGGTACCGGCTCTCTACCGCACGCAGCCTGTGCCCGAACTCTATGCAGTGCAGGATTTTCTCAAGCTCTGCCAAAATCTCAACTTGCCCTTGAGCCTAGACAATCCCTCGCAGGTCACACCCCACGACTATCAGCGCTTTATGGCGCAATTGGCTACCTCGGATCTGGCAGCCGTGTTGCAAGAACTGTTGCTCGATAAACTCAAACCCGCCAGCGATGCTGCTGCTGCGCTGCCCCACTTTAGCTTAGCCACTGGCGAGGGCTATGGCCATTTCTGCTCGCCGCTGCAACGCTACACTGACATTGTCAATCAGCGCATTTTGCACATTCTGCTGACGGAAGGGCGCGATCGCCGAGGGCCCCGGGCAAAAGAGCGCGTCAATCTTGGCGAGTCCAGTTGCTTGGAGCAGGTGAATTGGACTGTCTTCACCACCGATACCCAACGGGAAGTGGACACTCTCCTTAATGAATTAGTCCCCCACCTCCAAGAGCGGGAGCGGCAAACCTACACAGCTTGGAAGGATTTGGTGGGGCTGCAACGGGTGCGCCAAGTCCAAGCTTGCATCGGCGAAGTGCGTTCGGGCATTATTACCGGCGTGCAATCCTATGGCTTCTTTGTGGAACTGATTGACTTTAATGTTGAGGGCTTAGTCCACGTCAGTTCCCTCAAGGATGACTGGTATGAATACCGTGCCCATGCCCAAACCTTGACGGGGCGGCGTAACCGCTTGCGCTACCGCTTGGGCGATCGCGTTGAAGTCCTGATTAAAAATGTGGATTCCTACCGCCAGCAGGTGGACTTGGCGGTGATGAGTGGTGGTTCCCAAGCAACAGAAGAGGATCTCAACGGCGCCAGTGACAATGGGGAAGCCCTCCCTCCTTCTGAGGACGACGCCCCTGAGAATCTCTAA